A stretch of DNA from Pseudonocardia hierapolitana:
ATGTGCTGAGGGAGCGTCTGAGGGGGATGGACCGGTCGGACCGGGCGCGCAAGGAAGGGGTCAGCGCGGCGACCGTATGGCACGCGATGTTGTGGGCCAAGGCCAACGGCTACCACACGTACGACGTGGGCGGCATCACCGCGGACGCGGCGCGAATCCTCATGGACGGGAATTCTGACCCCACCTCTCACCTGACCGGGGCCCAGCTGTTCAAGACGAGCTTCGGCGGCGAGGTGTTCCTGTACACCGAGCAGGTCGAACGCATCTCACCCGCGCTGCTGCGCCTCGCGTACGACTTCATGAAGCGGTCGCGGACCGGAGGCCGGTTCCTCGAGATCGTCAAACGGACGCTGCGCGGCGGACGCGCAAAGGGCTAGGTGTACTGCCCTCGACGTCAAGTGATGCTATGGAGGTCTAACCCGATGCAGAAGCGTTTGAGCGAGCATGCGATCTCCTACCTGAAGCCGATAAGTCTCGGTCCTCTTCCGGGCAATCCGTTGGTCTCTGTAATCATGGCTAACTACAACTACGAGCGCTACCTGCGGCAGTCAATAGAAAGCGTCCTGAGTCAGACTTACGGCCACTTCGAGCTGATCGTCTGTGACGATGGATCCACCGACAATTCCGATGCGGTCATCTCACGCTTTGCTCGGAGCGACTCCCGCGTGAAGCATATACGAAAGCAGAACGGTGGGATGGCCTCGGCTTGGAATGCGGCGCACTCCGAGAGCAGCGGGCACATCTACTGCACGTTGGACGCCGACGACACCTTCGTGCCAGACAAGCTGGAAACGATTGTGCGACACTTTGCCCACGCTCCTGGAAGCGGATTCGCGGTCCATCCAATGACCCTGATTGATGCCACCGGCCAAGAGATTGACGTGTGGCCGCACGACCGCAAGTTCGAGGAAGGATGGATTGCCGAGAACGTCATAAGAAGGGGTGGCCGATGGCGCGCGATGATCACAAGTGCGATGTGTTTCCGGGCAGAATTAACGAGATACGTGTTCCCCGTACCTGAGGAAATCTTTCGACCCAACGCTGATGCTCTGGTGTTTACGTTGGCTCCACTCCTCACCCAGGTCAGCGCCGTCGACAAGGCCCTTTCCTGCTACCGGATCCACGGTGCGAACAACTTTGGAACGCTCGTGCCTGATCCGGATACGGATCGGAAGCTGATGGACTTGATAAGTCGGACTGTTGTCGGAGTGAACCAGCGGCTATCTGAGTTGCGACTCGACCAACAGCAGCTGGACCTAGAACGCAACCTGCGGTACCTCCAAGCGAGATTCCGGATCTCCCTTTTTGAGGGCAAATCACGCGGAGACCTCTGTAGGATGTACGCCTCCCTTGCCCGAGCGATGCTTGGTGACGATCTCTATTCGTCGCTTTTTAAGGCGACCGGCTTGCTTGTTTACGGTATAGCGATTCCGCTGCCCATCAGACTGAGGCCGCTCTGGTGGGCCAAAGTCAAGAGAGGGCAGTACCTCGCTCATCGGATCAGGGACAAGTTGAGGGACATCCTTCCTCTGTGCGGAGCTGTGAACACGCGGATCCCGGCCAGCAGCAGGCCGGTGACGTAGGTGTGCCGGCTCCTCGCCGAGTTTGCAGCGGACCAACCGCCCAGGTCGAGTCGCCGATCCCGCCGCTGCACAGAACCACCGCCGTGACCCGCCGTCACCTTCCCGTAGCGGCGCAGCCTGCGGATGCCTGATGAAGACAGATCGACGAGATAAATCTGGCGGGACACCGGAGGCTTTGATCCCGAGATGGAAAGGAGTACGATTGATATCGTGAGTCAGTGATTAGAACGCCGCCTGGATCTCGAAGGTCAATCCGATGGGCCGACTCTCTCGTCGCCAGGTGCTCGCCGCTGGCGGCCTCGGAATATTCGTACTCGCGACCGAGGGGCTGAGTGCGGCGCGAGTTCGTGCCGTCCCGCGCTTCGATTCAGATCCCTTCACTCTTGGCGTTGCCTCCGGCGAACCAACCGTTGATGGCATCGTGCTTTGGACGAGGCTGGCGCCGGCGCCCCTCGCCCCAGATGGACTTGGTGGAATGCCCCCGGTGACGGTGCCAATGGAGTGGGAGCTTGCAACAGATGACCGTGTGCGGAACGTCGTGCGCAGAGGCTGCGCGTATGCTGTACCGGAACTAGCGCATTCTGTGCACGTCGAGGTCCAGGGTCTTGATTCCGGGCGCGAGTACTTCTACCGATTCCGTGCTGGCGACGCACAAAGCCCCGTCGGTCGGACGGTGACTATGCCTGTCGCTCCGGCACGCATTCGGTTTGCACTCGCTTCCTGCCAAGTGTGGGTTGGTGGTCGATATGCGAGTTACCGAACCATGGCCATGGAGGACCTCGATCTGGTAGTCCATGTCGGCGACTACATCTATGAGGAGGACGCGACAGAGAGCCTCGCCGACTATCGAGTACTGCATGCTAAGTATAAGACGTCCCCCGATCTGCAACTCGCACATCGCCAGTTCCCTTTCGTCTCGACCTTTGATGATCACGAGGTTCAGAACGACTGGGCGGCTGCATACCCGTCATCCGGTTACGACAACAACGATCAGCGGCGTTTTGCACAAATACGTCGTGCCGCCTTTCAGGCGTACTACGAACACCTCCCTCTCCGCCTGTCGGCTCGCCCGGATGGCCAGGGGATGCGGGCATATCGTCGATTGCGTTTCGGTGAGTTGCTCGAACTCAGCGTCCTCGACACGCGCCAGTACCGCTCGGATCCGCGACTCCCTGACTCTGCAGCTAGTATGCTCGGTCCGGTGCAGGAGCACTGGCTGCTCGACGGGCTCGCGCGGAGTCCCACTACATGGAACGCCATCGCTCAACAGACAATGATGGCGAGGTTCGATTATGATATCGAATCGGGAGAAAGATTGAATAAAGATCAATGGGACGGTTTTCAAATCGCGCGCGACAGGCTGCTGAGAGGTATCGCAGACCGGCATGTCGTCAACCCAGTCGTTCTTTCCGGCGATTGGCATTCGAGTTGGGTCAACGAGCTGAAGATCGATTGGATGAATCCAGACTCGCCCACCGTCGCCACTGAGTTCGTGGGACCCTCGATTTCGTCAGGTTGCCCGTGGGCGGCGGATGTCACTCTTGCACTTCCATCGAATCCGCACGTGCGATTCTTCGACGGGGAGCACCGTGGATGGGTTAGATGCACCGTGACACCGAGCGCGTGGCGCTCAGACTACCGCAGCGTCGCCTCGGCTGATGACACCGCTCAACCCGCCGAAACGCTGACCAGCTGGACGGTCGAGAACCGCGGCCCAGGTGTCGAGCCCTCCTGACGGCAGTTGCCCGAGGGCTTCCGTGCGCCCACCAGAATGGAAGTAGGCGGTGTTGATCTGGTCGCATGCTCGTCGCCGCTCGCCGGTGGAAGCCCGCTCCGGGTAGCCGCCAGTAGGCCCGACAACAGGCTTGCAGCTCGATCCGGGAGGGAGTCGAAAGCGTCGTACTACCGATCGAGCCGAGCGGACAGCACAACCGCCGTCAGGGAAGGACCACTGCTTCGTCGGTGCGCTTGTTCTGACAAGGAGCGCCGCAATCCGGCCATCCGCAGAACGTAGAGAGGCGACGGTACTCCGTGTTCTGACAACGTGGCACAGATCGGGCCGAACCCCCGAAACCGCCGGATATGTACTCGCAGATTGCCGGAGTCGGCGGTCTAGTACCAAGGCCGTGTAGTTGAGGGGTGTGTGGGGTTGTCAACCCCTGGAAACAAGCAACGGAGTTCCTGCTAGAACGGTGTCGACCAAGATCACCAGAAGCAAGAACTCCGTTGGACACCAAGTCTGTCATCACTCGCACCACGACCGTGGCCGGGGGCCGGTTCGCTCCCGGCCATCTCGGCGAGCTCACCCAGCAGGTTCCGTTCGAGATGGTCGATGAGGCCCTGAGCGCCACCCGTACCACGCAGTCGCGGCTGCGGGACCTGCCATCCCGGGTCGTGGTCTATCTACTACTGGCCGCCTGCCTGTTCCCCGAGGTCGGGTATCTGGGCGTGTGGCGCAAGCTGGTCGCCGGGCTGGAGGGCATCACCACCGCCACGCCGAGCGGCGCCGGGTTGGCCCAGGCCCGCCGCCGCATCGGCGCGGCACCGCTGCGGTGGCTGTTCGACCTGCTGCGCGGCCCCGCGGCCAGCACCCCGACGGCCAGTTCCCGCCAGCCCGGAACGTGGTGGCGCGGCCTGCTGGTCTGCGCGATCGACGGCACCACCCTGACCGTGCCCGACAGCCCCGCGATGTTGACCCGCTTCACCAAGCAGCGCGGCAACCACGGAGGCGGCGGCTATCCGCAGATCCGCCTGGTCGCACTGGTGGCCTGCGGCACCCGCACCCTCATCGACGCCGTGTTCGGCCCCACCACCGCGGGGGAGACCACCTACACGCCCCGCCTGCTGGCCAGCCTGCGCGCCGGGATGATCCTTCTGGCCGACCGCAACTTCGCCGCGGCCGGGCTACTGGCCCAGATCGCAGCGACCGGAGCCCAGGTGCTGGTGCGGCTGAAGAACAGCCGCACCATGCCGGTCCTGGCCCGCTACCCCGACGGCTCCTACCTGTCCACCCTCGCTGCCCTACCCGTGCGCGTGATCGAGGCCGAGATCACCATCACCACCACAGCGGGCCGGCACACCGGTGTCTACCGGCTCGCCACCACCCTGCTCGATCACCGCCGCTACCCCGCCAGCGACCTGATCACCCTGTATCACCAGCGGTGGGAGATCGAAACCGCCTACCTGGAACTCAAATCCAGCATCCTCGGCGGACGCGTGCTGCGCGCCCGCACCCCGACCGGCGTCGAGCAAGAGGTCTACGCCCTGCTGGTGGTCTACCAACTACTGCGCACCGCC
This window harbors:
- a CDS encoding glycosyltransferase: MQKRLSEHAISYLKPISLGPLPGNPLVSVIMANYNYERYLRQSIESVLSQTYGHFELIVCDDGSTDNSDAVISRFARSDSRVKHIRKQNGGMASAWNAAHSESSGHIYCTLDADDTFVPDKLETIVRHFAHAPGSGFAVHPMTLIDATGQEIDVWPHDRKFEEGWIAENVIRRGGRWRAMITSAMCFRAELTRYVFPVPEEIFRPNADALVFTLAPLLTQVSAVDKALSCYRIHGANNFGTLVPDPDTDRKLMDLISRTVVGVNQRLSELRLDQQQLDLERNLRYLQARFRISLFEGKSRGDLCRMYASLARAMLGDDLYSSLFKATGLLVYGIAIPLPIRLRPLWWAKVKRGQYLAHRIRDKLRDILPLCGAVNTRIPASSRPVT
- a CDS encoding alkaline phosphatase D family protein translates to MGRLSRRQVLAAGGLGIFVLATEGLSAARVRAVPRFDSDPFTLGVASGEPTVDGIVLWTRLAPAPLAPDGLGGMPPVTVPMEWELATDDRVRNVVRRGCAYAVPELAHSVHVEVQGLDSGREYFYRFRAGDAQSPVGRTVTMPVAPARIRFALASCQVWVGGRYASYRTMAMEDLDLVVHVGDYIYEEDATESLADYRVLHAKYKTSPDLQLAHRQFPFVSTFDDHEVQNDWAAAYPSSGYDNNDQRRFAQIRRAAFQAYYEHLPLRLSARPDGQGMRAYRRLRFGELLELSVLDTRQYRSDPRLPDSAASMLGPVQEHWLLDGLARSPTTWNAIAQQTMMARFDYDIESGERLNKDQWDGFQIARDRLLRGIADRHVVNPVVLSGDWHSSWVNELKIDWMNPDSPTVATEFVGPSISSGCPWAADVTLALPSNPHVRFFDGEHRGWVRCTVTPSAWRSDYRSVASADDTAQPAETLTSWTVENRGPGVEPS
- a CDS encoding IS4 family transposase; translation: MCGVVNPWKQATEFLLERCRPRSPEARTPLDTKSVITRTTTVAGGRFAPGHLGELTQQVPFEMVDEALSATRTTQSRLRDLPSRVVVYLLLAACLFPEVGYLGVWRKLVAGLEGITTATPSGAGLAQARRRIGAAPLRWLFDLLRGPAASTPTASSRQPGTWWRGLLVCAIDGTTLTVPDSPAMLTRFTKQRGNHGGGGYPQIRLVALVACGTRTLIDAVFGPTTAGETTYTPRLLASLRAGMILLADRNFAAAGLLAQIAATGAQVLVRLKNSRTMPVLARYPDGSYLSTLAALPVRVIEAEITITTTAGRHTGVYRLATTLLDHRRYPASDLITLYHQRWEIETAYLELKSSILGGRVLRARTPTGVEQEVYALLVVYQLLRTAIADATSTRPDTDPDRASFTIAWHTARTNSSRPPMSSPAQSST